From the genome of Solanum pennellii chromosome 6, SPENNV200:
TATTTCTTCCATCACAAGTCCATAAGTGAATTTACTCTGACGAGTGAAATTCTGCAGCAAACAAATGGTTAAATGCAAATGGTAATTAGTacattatgtatgtgaaattttttatcaGTCCCAAACGAGTAATCAAAACAGACACTCTACACTGTCCTATGAATACGACTTCCAagctttatcaaaaaaatattaatactaactttccttaattttttttgataatgaaaTACCAACTTCCATAATATTTAACAAGTCATTTTAAGCACCCAGGAGAGAGatccttttttttgttgaattttcttACTAACCACCAAATGCTATAAAGGTTCTCTACAAATTAGACAAACACTTCATAACTGAGACCTGTTCGCCAGATGCATCACAGTTATACCAGGGTTGGCATACCTCAGTAATGTTGGCTTTAAGTCCAGCACGATCAACCCAAATGGGAGGGACTTCATCTACTCCAGGCCCCCCAGTAAAGACAGGACTCAACTTTCTGCTGTTGAAGCAGCTAGTACGGAGTGTACGGTTTCGAGGATTATAAACACCATCTAAATAAGGATGAACATACTCCAACTTAAATGCAAGATCATCCTGTAAAAAAGATTAGGTTGGGATCGTTACTAATGTGTAAGACACTGCAACAAAGGACAGCAGAAAACAACCAAAAGCATCAACAAcgaaaacataatgaaatgataaCCTGAGGATTGAGGAAGTTACTAGTGGTAACTGAACCAAGAATTGAGCGATTGAGCCCGTAAAGATTCCGATGCTCAAATGAAACAGTTCCACCTGGTTGAATTGAAGCCTGAATACATGACACAGAAAAGGAAGGCACTTAGCAGTGGGCTAACAGTAATAATCCATACCAAAACTATGCAGTTCAGATGTTTAATAGTGTACCAGTGTGGGGCGACCTCCACGTCCTGGGACAATGCTCCATTCAGTACTGACTTCAGCTGACTTCTGTTCCAATTCCTTAAGCTTAATTTCAACAATTATCCCTCCCTCATTCTTTTCATCGGGGCGAGGGTTGACTTCAATATTAGAGAAGAGGGCTAGAGAATTTATATTTCTCAAAGCTTGTTTTCCAGCTTCAATGTTGAAAACTTTCCCTTGACGAAGCTAAATTATCACACATTGTTAGAGCCATGTTAATCCTACATTGCAGGCTTCAGTGCATAGGAGCACAAAAAAACTAGAATTGAAGTATACACATAAAATTCTACACCTAAGTGCAGAAATGTCGAAAGAaattttgataagaaaaatCACTTTAGACCAATTCTGTGTTTTACTGAATAAGAACCAAAAGATATAGGACAACTACACATGCTACAGACCAGCAAGAAATATGAGATTCAACAGAATACTCAAATCATCAACCTGTACCAGAAGTGCAGTCAACAATTAAAACGATGAAGCAAAAAACTATTGTAGTACCTCCATCAGCAGACTAATAATAAAGCACTTTAAGAAACAACAATGACTATACATTAATCAAATTTATGCATATTATTGaatcaaaccaaacaaaattaaaatcaatccAATGAATGAAAGCCCGCAATTCAAAAGCATAACATGCACCACTCTCATTCAGCTCTGCCATGTAGTGAAGCAGTCGTTCTTCTATAAATACAATGACACAAACAAAATGCAACATGGAAACCAAATTTAACAGCATCTTTTAAAAACGAACTTAAAAATTCAAACGAAGTCCATTGCATTAAAGAAATTCTTACCTGCCTAGGCAATTCTCTCCGGACGACCGGATACTGAGTGTTACCTTCACATACATTGCCCAGCTTATCCTGAAACTGAATTACCATTTGAGTAATATCCCCTTCCACCACCTCACAAACAACCTCCTTTGTATTCAAATTCCCAAAGTTAACTACTTGAGCACAAGCATATCCATTGTCATGATACCACTGCTGCACTTTATCCCTAATCTTCTGCAGCAATCTGGCACTAACTGTTcctttctccctcaacaactgcAAAATTTCCCTTTGCACCGACACCGGCAACAAACATGGCCTAGACCTTTCAATCCTCCTCCTATAATCCTGCTCCTGGCTATTAAAATACTCCAATTTCTCCTTCTCCGTCATGTCCGCATCCATCTCTATGGGTTTCGACTGTGGCATTAACCCAACATTGATACACCTAAATTTATCAGCTGACTGCCAAGTGCTTTCCAAGAAGGATATAGTGACCCCGACTGTCCCATCAGGGTTAGTCTTCGCATCAAGATCAACTTTTTCAAACATTCCACTGGTTGCTAGCGTTTCTAGCTCTTTTTGGAGCTGCGCCTTTGTGTAAACACCACCTGGCCGCAAGGATAGCATTTCGAAGAACGAATCCTCCGTCCCAACCGTCGACCCACGACGGCGGTCGAAGAAAAGGATGTCGGAAACCTTATACTTCTTAAACCCACTGAGCTTGTTCAGCTGTACCACAATATTCGCCGGCAATCCATGCGTATCCCATTCCTGTGATTCCTCTTCTCCTGCAATCGCGGCAGGAGAGAAAATCTTCGACCAGAAACTATCTCCACCGCCTCCACCGCCACCGCCACCGCCAGAACCACCTCCTCCGGATCCACCACCACCGTTCCCACTGAGGAGAACATCAGACACACCACTAGAGAGCGCGTAAAGACCAGCACCAATGGCGGCGGAGGTTTTCACCAGATTTTGGAGCTGTTTTGAGGCAAAAATGTTAGAATTATCACGGGTGTTTGAGGATGAGGGTTTAGGGTTTTGCGAAGATGAGAATGACGGTAGCTTTGACTTGATTGTAAGGGGATGTAGTGAAGCAGCAGTGACAGAGGTACCGGTAGTTGTATTAGCTGAATTGAGCCGGCGGTGAGAACGGTTGACGGGTATTGCGAGACCATGAGCGGCGATGGACGCCATTGCAGGAGATAATGGAGAGTGAAGAAATCGAGAATGGTGATTTTCTACACTTTTGAAAAGGGTACATGAGTGTACCGATTAGGATATTTCAGGTTGGACCCGATTACGCCATTGGGTAGGCTTTCACTGTCcaatcaatatgaattttggCCCatgaatcaaattttgaaatatcgAGGCCCATCACAACGAAGGTTCATTCTCCGTCAACTCAAATTAGGATTGTTAGAGGTTACTCAATtttaaaccctagtttatgtcTATATAAAGGTAATAAATTCTCTTAAAAGCATTTTCAAATACTCCGCAAATCTAAATTATCCTACTTCGAAAAATACGTCACTAACAGCTCTCGTatcaacagaattgtacccacaatattaatcaataaaattatgtttcttcagattttgtttgtgtttcttatttattttccatatattcaaaatttattacaaaCAACCCTCAAAGATAATAGTATATTATCACTATATTCGAAATAATTATAAGCTCAAACAATATATGTGTACCCAACATTTTttctcatttcaatataaataaatttgaataaattacataaatctcatagttttaatatgaaattacaatctATCCCTAATAAGTTTCAAATCACattaattccttaaaaaatagaaaatcgaGTACAATAATTGAAGCTCGggtacattaatatgtagctaGGATATATTAAGGTCTAACCCATCGGTGACCCCCTAAAGTTGATACTAATTTTCACTCAGACACTCCAACtagactttgttcattttagacacctcatgtcaTGTTCCGCTGTGTCACTTTTTGCTGATATGACATAGTGAGTGTGATACACTCCTGGAGAGCttatatttaactattttatttaattttttcttattcttcccCATTTTAGCCactatttttcaaaacttaaaCTCCTCCGTGGGGAAATAGATCTAATAGTGCTACAATACCAAGAAATTTCAAgcttaaacaacttttcttattttgttgcTATTCTTCCTCCttgaaatgttttgaaaaagaaaatgaaatatatttcttaaaagaaaatctagaaaattctTTTAGGGAACTGTTcgtttaaatttgaagaatttaattttatttgaagttaTAAGTAAGAGGAATCAAATTTTGCAAAGAAATTATGCTTTTGTAAATAATtcctttcaaataattaaattactataaaaatatatcaaagaaaattaaaacaatatggGGTAGGGGGTTGTGGAATGTGGAGAAGATAATCTGATAGCAGAGAGGTTGAGGATCAGGGGTGGAGGTGGTGGAGAAGACAACATAGGACTTGTAAgtggttaatttttttaaaacttatttggATTAAAATTGGCACATGTCATTAAGTTATTGgcctttattaaaaaaaaaactcaaaattcattatttaaaaaatatttcaatatatatatgccACATGTCTTTGTTTAATTCATCATTTTGACACGTCATCGACGAGTGTGTTACAAACACCTTACATATTTGGCTGATTATAAAAatgtgtcaaaatgacacaccAAAACAtgacatgaggtgtctaaaatggaCAAAGCCtaattgaggtgtctaagtgaaagttAGCGCCAACTTTAGGGGGCCAGCGGAGCGATGGGTTGGGCCATATATTAAATACTATCTAGaataatatgtagctcgaatatattaaaaactagctcaaatacattaatatacagttcgaatacattaaaaatataaaataaaatgtgtgtatttatataatttgaccAATAAATTTTTCATCAATCAAGATTCAAAGACCacttaatctaattttttttttttgatgtttttagagtcaacaataatattatagTGATTTTAAaatgcctattttttttttgtttttggttaaaaaaatatctttagttAGTTAAATAACCAAACTGTTTCTCGTCATGAAATTTAGTCTCTAAACATGATGTTTGAACATAAATTATCTTATCCCATGACATGAGGCTAACATAGAGGGAATTAGTTACTCTAAAGACAAGGTCAATTCCTATTTCAAATCAAAAacattcttaaaaatatatatgcatcTTAATCTATCGCCATTTGTAAATTACCAACAAACACTTTGATTAAATAACACTAACTCACATTTAATTTCCAACCAGAAGAACCCGCAAACCATGCTTTAGCTATCGTTGAATTCATATGTACGAAAAGGCAAAGAAAAAAACTCATTTCAAAGCTtaacttctaaaaaaaaaagaaaaagaaaaaaaaaaggtaaaagaaaaaagaaaaaaaaatacatatggCTCAACTTGATAAGTTTTCACACTCATCCAGAAGTACTCCCAAGTCTAATTCAACAACTTTTGAACAACTTTTACCAGGTTAATTCTCTAAtgagcataaaaaaaatttaattttttgttatttctataATTAGTGGCTTAATTTAACACTAATTTTGTATTAGGAAATGAAAGGAGCTGGTCAACAAGTTCATCCCCAACAGCTTATTATGATCATGAAGAATATACACCAACTCATGGCAAAAAATCAGTTATCTCCAAAGTGAAAGAAAAGGCCAAAAAACTCAAACACAGTTTAAGTGGTAGGAAAAAAATGCAAGAAAATGATGTTCATGATGACACACCTTCATGGGGTGTTACGTTGGATGacgatgatgaagaagatgtaGATCCTGAATATCTTGGTGCTCCAAGtaatatattcttaaacatTACTCGATTATTATATCAACGAAAACATCCTGATTATGAAGTTCATCGaatatattttaacatatgTTACTATATATTACATCTATAGCTTTTGTGTTTTTGTTTAGTGTATGAATCAGAATT
Proteins encoded in this window:
- the LOC107023140 gene encoding protein TOC75-3, chloroplastic; translated protein: MASIAAHGLAIPVNRSHRRLNSANTTTGTSVTAASLHPLTIKSKLPSFSSSQNPKPSSSNTRDNSNIFASKQLQNLVKTSAAIGAGLYALSSGVSDVLLSGNGGGGSGGGGSGGGGGGGGGGDSFWSKIFSPAAIAGEEESQEWDTHGLPANIVVQLNKLSGFKKYKVSDILFFDRRRGSTVGTEDSFFEMLSLRPGGVYTKAQLQKELETLATSGMFEKVDLDAKTNPDGTVGVTISFLESTWQSADKFRCINVGLMPQSKPIEMDADMTEKEKLEYFNSQEQDYRRRIERSRPCLLPVSVQREILQLLREKGTVSARLLQKIRDKVQQWYHDNGYACAQVVNFGNLNTKEVVCEVVEGDITQMVIQFQDKLGNVCEGNTQYPVVRRELPRQLRQGKVFNIEAGKQALRNINSLALFSNIEVNPRPDEKNEGGIIVEIKLKELEQKSAEVSTEWSIVPGRGGRPTLASIQPGGTVSFEHRNLYGLNRSILGSVTTSNFLNPQDDLAFKLEYVHPYLDGVYNPRNRTLRTSCFNSRKLSPVFTGGPGVDEVPPIWVDRAGLKANITENFTRQSKFTYGLVMEEITTRDESSHISARGQRVLPSGGISADGPPTTLSETGIDRMAFLQANITRDNTKFINGTIVGERNVFQVDQGLGVGTKFPFFNRHQLTMTQFIQLKQVEEGAGKAPPPVLVLHGHYGGCVGDLPSYDAFTLGGPYSVRGYNMGEIGAARNIVELAAELRIPVRNTHVYAFAEHGNDLGSSKDVKGNPTEVYRRMGHGSSYGVGVKLGLVRAEYAVDHNSGTGAVFFRFGERF